In Eretmochelys imbricata isolate rEreImb1 chromosome 14, rEreImb1.hap1, whole genome shotgun sequence, a genomic segment contains:
- the LY6G6F gene encoding lymphocyte antigen 6 complex locus protein G6f isoform X2, protein MSGSISVPSSLVLETEPPGGAPQKDLGVRGIMTPTWILLVLQLRFTREEDAYVQKGQDRELPCSRGDSFSGAEELTWSYNARVAGTPAVPLFRGVATQALKKEAGAWERLSVLPNHSLYLRGAEDGDTGTYWCSVQRTTRSTYHLNVVTGTHTVLPAGHANMTCHQFSCAIADRQALPAVTWRVDGQRVQDADGQDRHRVFSGSRASLLQACWKRSDKGARRQKSRVRCELKGTWVNFNLTAMGAVKEPPAPNVRGPACSSALIPLAGCAALEFLLLLASGAALWRRGRPDRRSHLGNLPTHTQPDPPGPKSPAQLYENVGLGCTGGADSAQL, encoded by the exons ATGTCCGGCTCTATTTCGGTCCCTTCCTCCTTGGTCTTGGAGACAGAGCCCCCAGGTGGTGCCCCACAGAAGGACCTTGGCGTTCGAGGCATCATGACCCCCACCTGGATCTTACTCGTTCTCCAGCTGCGATTCACCAGAGAGGAAG ATGCCTACGTCCAGAAGGGGCAGGACCGGGAGCTCCCTTGCAGCCGGGGCGACTCTTTCTCGGGCGCGGAAGAGTTGACCTGGTCCTACAACGCCCGTGTTGCTGGCACCCCGGCGGTGCCGTTATTCCGGGGCGTGGCGACTCAGGCCCTGAAGAAGGAGGCGGGGGCCTGGGAGCGGCTCTCCGTGCTCCCCAACCACTCCCTGTACCTGCGGGGGGCCGAGGACGGGGACACAGGGACCTACTGGTGTTCGGTGCAAAGAACCACCCGCAGCACCTACCACTTGAATGTTGTCACAG GGACCCACACGGTGCTGCCGGCCGGCCACGCCAACATGACCTGCCACCAGTTCTCCTGCGCGATCGCGGACCGGCAGGCGCTGCCGGCGGTGACATGGAGGGTCGACGGGCAGCGGGTGCAGGACGCCGACGGGCAGGACCGGCACCGCGTCTTCTCGGGCTCGCGGGCGTCGCTGCTCCAGGCCTGCTGGAAGAGGAGCGACAAGGGGGCCAGGAGGCAGAAAAGCCGGGTCAGGTGTGAGCTGAAGGGCACGTGGGTCAACTTCAACCTCACCG CGATGGGAGCAGTgaaggagccccccgcccccaatgtGAGGGGACCCGCCTGTAGCTCTGCCTTGATCCCCCTGGCCGGGTGCGCAGCGCTggagttcctcctcctcctcgcctcAGGGGCGGCGCTGTGGAGGCGGGGGCGGCCGGACCGGAG GTCACACCTGGGCAACCTTCCCACTCACACCCAGCCAG ATCCTCCCGGTCCCAAATCTCCAGCGCAGCTGTATGAGAACGTGGGGCTGGGATGCACAG ggggtgctgatTCTGCCCAGCTGTGA
- the LY6G6F gene encoding lymphocyte antigen 6 complex locus protein G6f isoform X1: MSGSISVPSSLVLETEPPGGAPQKDLGVRGIMTPTWILLVLQLRFTREEDAYVQKGQDRELPCSRGDSFSGAEELTWSYNARVAGTPAVPLFRGVATQALKKEAGAWERLSVLPNHSLYLRGAEDGDTGTYWCSVQRTTRSTYHLNVVTGTHTVLPAGHANMTCHQFSCAIADRQALPAVTWRVDGQRVQDADGQDRHRVFSGSRASLLQACWKRSDKGARRQKSRVRCELKGTWVNFNLTAMGAVKEPPAPNVRGPACSSALIPLAGCAALEFLLLLASGAALWRRGRPDRRSHLGNLPTHTQPDPPGPKSPAQLYENVGLGCTAGGADSAQL; this comes from the exons ATGTCCGGCTCTATTTCGGTCCCTTCCTCCTTGGTCTTGGAGACAGAGCCCCCAGGTGGTGCCCCACAGAAGGACCTTGGCGTTCGAGGCATCATGACCCCCACCTGGATCTTACTCGTTCTCCAGCTGCGATTCACCAGAGAGGAAG ATGCCTACGTCCAGAAGGGGCAGGACCGGGAGCTCCCTTGCAGCCGGGGCGACTCTTTCTCGGGCGCGGAAGAGTTGACCTGGTCCTACAACGCCCGTGTTGCTGGCACCCCGGCGGTGCCGTTATTCCGGGGCGTGGCGACTCAGGCCCTGAAGAAGGAGGCGGGGGCCTGGGAGCGGCTCTCCGTGCTCCCCAACCACTCCCTGTACCTGCGGGGGGCCGAGGACGGGGACACAGGGACCTACTGGTGTTCGGTGCAAAGAACCACCCGCAGCACCTACCACTTGAATGTTGTCACAG GGACCCACACGGTGCTGCCGGCCGGCCACGCCAACATGACCTGCCACCAGTTCTCCTGCGCGATCGCGGACCGGCAGGCGCTGCCGGCGGTGACATGGAGGGTCGACGGGCAGCGGGTGCAGGACGCCGACGGGCAGGACCGGCACCGCGTCTTCTCGGGCTCGCGGGCGTCGCTGCTCCAGGCCTGCTGGAAGAGGAGCGACAAGGGGGCCAGGAGGCAGAAAAGCCGGGTCAGGTGTGAGCTGAAGGGCACGTGGGTCAACTTCAACCTCACCG CGATGGGAGCAGTgaaggagccccccgcccccaatgtGAGGGGACCCGCCTGTAGCTCTGCCTTGATCCCCCTGGCCGGGTGCGCAGCGCTggagttcctcctcctcctcgcctcAGGGGCGGCGCTGTGGAGGCGGGGGCGGCCGGACCGGAG GTCACACCTGGGCAACCTTCCCACTCACACCCAGCCAG ATCCTCCCGGTCCCAAATCTCCAGCGCAGCTGTATGAGAACGTGGGGCTGGGATGCACAG cagggggtgctgatTCTGCCCAGCTGTGA
- the LY6G6F gene encoding lymphocyte antigen 6 complex locus protein G6f isoform X3, translating to MSGSISVPSSLVLETEPPGGAPQKDLGVRGIMTPTWILLVLQLRFTREEDAYVQKGQDRELPCSRGDSFSGAEELTWSYNARVAGTPAVPLFRGVATQALKKEAGAWERLSVLPNHSLYLRGAEDGDTGTYWCSVQRTTRSTYHLNVVTGTHTVLPAGHANMTCHQFSCAIADRQALPAVTWRVDGQRVQDADGQDRHRVFSGSRASLLQACWKRSDKGARRQKSRVRCELKGTWVNFNLTVKEPPAPNVRGPACSSALIPLAGCAALEFLLLLASGAALWRRGRPDRRSHLGNLPTHTQPDPPGPKSPAQLYENVGLGCTAGGADSAQL from the exons ATGTCCGGCTCTATTTCGGTCCCTTCCTCCTTGGTCTTGGAGACAGAGCCCCCAGGTGGTGCCCCACAGAAGGACCTTGGCGTTCGAGGCATCATGACCCCCACCTGGATCTTACTCGTTCTCCAGCTGCGATTCACCAGAGAGGAAG ATGCCTACGTCCAGAAGGGGCAGGACCGGGAGCTCCCTTGCAGCCGGGGCGACTCTTTCTCGGGCGCGGAAGAGTTGACCTGGTCCTACAACGCCCGTGTTGCTGGCACCCCGGCGGTGCCGTTATTCCGGGGCGTGGCGACTCAGGCCCTGAAGAAGGAGGCGGGGGCCTGGGAGCGGCTCTCCGTGCTCCCCAACCACTCCCTGTACCTGCGGGGGGCCGAGGACGGGGACACAGGGACCTACTGGTGTTCGGTGCAAAGAACCACCCGCAGCACCTACCACTTGAATGTTGTCACAG GGACCCACACGGTGCTGCCGGCCGGCCACGCCAACATGACCTGCCACCAGTTCTCCTGCGCGATCGCGGACCGGCAGGCGCTGCCGGCGGTGACATGGAGGGTCGACGGGCAGCGGGTGCAGGACGCCGACGGGCAGGACCGGCACCGCGTCTTCTCGGGCTCGCGGGCGTCGCTGCTCCAGGCCTGCTGGAAGAGGAGCGACAAGGGGGCCAGGAGGCAGAAAAGCCGGGTCAGGTGTGAGCTGAAGGGCACGTGGGTCAACTTCAACCTCACCG TgaaggagccccccgcccccaatgtGAGGGGACCCGCCTGTAGCTCTGCCTTGATCCCCCTGGCCGGGTGCGCAGCGCTggagttcctcctcctcctcgcctcAGGGGCGGCGCTGTGGAGGCGGGGGCGGCCGGACCGGAG GTCACACCTGGGCAACCTTCCCACTCACACCCAGCCAG ATCCTCCCGGTCCCAAATCTCCAGCGCAGCTGTATGAGAACGTGGGGCTGGGATGCACAG cagggggtgctgatTCTGCCCAGCTGTGA